CAGTAGGTTTGAAGGTTATCTAATGTCAGCCTGGACTTCAACTCAGAAAAGAAAAGGGCTTCTTTGTGAGATTTCTGCTCTGCTCAGTTTAATTACActagaattttttaaaactaaatgatATGGTTTGAAAGTAATTATggatctgtatttatttttcccagCTACCTGCAAGTGTTCGATCACTGTCAGTATGCTTACTTGTGCTGGTTCACAAATGAAAGTCACAACATCCTGCTTGGACCCAATCTTCAGATTTTGAATCGCTacaatatttcttcttttcagatATGTCACCTTTACAAAGCCCTAAGTAACTATGACGGGCCActttctcttgtctttttctgtcttatCTCAAGACTTTTGACTCAAGTCACCCAAGCTTAGCGTCTCCTCCAGGTGGAAGCACAGTCCGGCTGACTACGGTGGCGTAGCTAGGGTCCAACATGGGCACAGACCCTTTAAAATTCCTGGACGCCTCTGTCCCAAACACGTCGAGCAGCTCTCGATTCATCAGAGCAAATCTAGGAACAAAGACATGGAATAGTCCTTAATCACCACGAGAACAGAAGAAAGTCCAGTGATTGAgtaatttagtaactgattcACCCGTACTACAATTTTATGCCCCTCATTcttaatatttgaaatatttagctgGAGATCATTTGATTGCTGTTTAACAAATCCCTCATCATGATACAAATTCatagtatttttaatgtttttccagAGTTCTCTGTTCTTAATCTTTTTTAGGGACAAACACAATTTGGTTGTTGTGTAATAAGCAAAAGCAACCCTTTAGTTTTAAAGCATATGGTCATACCTGCCCTTTGTTAAACGCAGCAGGAACTTCCAGTATGAAGGTCTGAGGTTCTGCACTTCCATTACTGCCTGTGGAAATGTCATGAGCCAGACATATCCTTAGTCAGCAGAGAAAAATGCACATGAAGCATGTTCATGTTAGTACCTGGGTGTTTTTGTTACAAAGCTACTTACAGCATGGAAACAGATAGCAGTGGAGATGGCATAAATAATCGTATCTGCGTGTGGAAAGTAAGGGAACCGGCCTGCTTCAATGCCTTTGAAGTACATGGTCTAAAAAGAGAGATAACGTGTGGTTAGTAATAAAACAAGCCTAATTCAGATAAACTTGGATTAGTCAACACTGCATATAAACTACAATTACTAAAACATGTCGGTTTGACACCATTTTTAAATAACGGTCaggaaaagaaatttgaaaccTGTGCTGCTACTAATGTGATTTTTCAGCTGGTTTCACCATCAGCCATTTTGTTATTACATAACTCAGTGATTACATGTCACTTTTAACATAGCGGGTGATCTCAGTTCCACAGCTTTAGTTTTATATCTTCTAATTGAAAGAGTTGAACAAGTTTGTGTTCATGAATGCTGTTTTATCTTACTAAATCATTTTATAGACTGCAAAACAAGAACAACGTTTATGATTACTTATGGAGTTAACCCTGCTGATTCAACATCAGCCACaagttcaacctttttttttttttttttttttacaggaagtTGACAAGCTTGATTTACAAGACAGCAGCTGGTTGGAAACTGGTTTGgatagaaacacatttttggttaaaatcaAGTTGTAAACagatgaaacaaacaaatcagtTAGACATAGTCAGTTGCCCAAAACCTGCAAGATAATCACCTCTCAAAAAACAGGGACATGAAATAAAACGTTTTCAGATTAAGTTTATAGTTTCTTTTTAGCTTAAATTTTTGCTTGcatgcaatttatttattgcatcgtgcattgtgttctgcactctgattggctaaacagtctctccgcttcttctctacccgTGTGTCAATAACGTTGCGGTTTgatatgtacacgtacgtaaaacagcttgccatatttaacataatcggtggtggcatgtcggtttataagaatctttttgcccagaaaaaaaaagagcgacaacaactaccgataactatgttcttctctcaaaaaaacacacctgcacctcgggctttagaagaaaaaaacgcgacagagcggagtcaggatgcagcggctcagtcagaagagcagtgaaatacacgcgAGTCagtatttgtcctactgtactttgtatttttttttcataatcatttttcattttctcccgttctaatccaatgactcgggTCGCGGTGGGGGGGTTgtgctgatctccgcaatttgaAGCCTTCAGTTCGTATTGATTACTATtttacagtagttatttgtaaaaaaaaaaaacaacaaaaaacgtttatacagtatttttatttgttaaaaatgcttgggcctgtaaaaaggttttgttctttggtttcaatgtattatggagtatttcactgtataataattgtaaaaaaataaaggttactacttcacggatttcgcctatcgccGGTTCTATTTGGAACGTAACCCctgcgaaaaacgagggttcactgtaaaCTGTTTCTGAATCCTTCAGATTCGACCACCGTAACCAGTGACATTTATTTCTATGACACAAAGTGTGAGTCTGCTTTAAGATGTGGTGTGATTTACCTCCACCAACTTAGAGAAGAGGTACATGGTTATACTTGTGCTTTTGTAGAAGAACATCGAGACACCAGCCAGGAAGCCTGAAAGGACACAAAAGAGAGGGAAAAGGGACAGCTGTGAacagaacaaaaagcaaagaagaTTACTCTGCAGGATTTTTCTTACCAGCTATCAGTGCATGAAGTTCATCATCAATGTTACGCAGCCAGCGCAACAAGCAGCTCGTTCCCTAAAAAGATCAGGCAGAACATTCTGATGAGTCCATGAGAATGAAAAGAGAATAGGAAAGCAAAGAAACATGTAATGTACataaaagttaaagaaataGAAGAACATAGAGTACACACACCTTATAAATACTGACAAAAGAGCCTAGAAAGGCCCCCAGCTGGAAGTTCTCCTTGTTGTAGAAGACAGAAGGCAGCCGAGATGGTTTGGAGAACATCTGCCTGAATGCTGAGGGCACTTTGAGACAACACTGGATAAGATAGCCAATACTGAACATCCTGACAAAACCCTGAGGGGACAATGATGGAACATCAGCATTGCTGGTATAGAATTTGCATATATATTCAAAGCACATTACATCCATTGTTTAAGAAAATCAGATAAGAAGCCTTACTTTAACACAGTAGGAAATGCAGTTATCCTGGTAATGTTTACAACATCTGTGTCTTGGACCATGTTTGCATCTgaataatgaaaaacacaaacaagttaGTACTTGCTGTTAACTACTACTAAGGTATTTGTTTCTTCTTGCTTTTGCTTTTGATTCTCACATTGATTCCAGCAGCTTCCTGGTGTAGGCGATCAGAGTTTTCCTCTTGTGGTCAGCTTTTTCTGCTGAGACCTGTGATTGTTCGGTCTCTATGGCATCTGGCCTTTCAGGGGGCTGTGTGCCAACAGAGTCTGGGATGTTAAAGTGAGTTGGAATCTCTTCTTTCCCAATAATGAATCTGTAATAGAACACAACCTCAAGCTTATCAGACTCATCAAAACACCTGAAGCATAAACAAAATGAGGGATGACTTACTTTAGTGCAGAAAATGCAAAGCCTTTAAGACCGTCGTTgcttctgcaaaaataaaactaagttCATCTCAAATTATTATagtgatttgtttttcctctctttttttagtttttttttaagtattcaAAGAGCTTGATCCATttcaaactgtgtttgtgttcgTGTGTGTGTTAGTAGTTTCATACTACCGAAAacctacatttattttattgggattttacgtgacagaccaacacaaagtagagcagaAGAGTGAAGTAGAGGGAAAATGAtacaaggtttttttctttttcaaattcaattctgaaaagtgtggcatgcatttgtctTCTGCCCCTCTGAACACATACTTTATGCTTAACAATAGTTGAAATGTTATTAACAATATTTTGAATGCAACGCTCTTACCTGAAGAGAAACATGAAGATTGATGCAGTTATGCAGAACAAGAGCACCTGGTTGGGGGCAGcatgaataataaaatcaggACTATaagaggaaatatttatttttgtcatttgcaCACGTCAACACCATGATGCTATCAGTTTAGATATACAGTTAAAGTGGTAAGACGATACTTCCTGAGTGCAAGTAATATTTTCACACAGATCAAAACCAAGATTGCACAATTTATCACAGCTATATTGTCACTGCAATATCAGTGACAATATACAATGGACTCCAAATGTTACGACCGCACATTTTACACTAATGTAATAGTTCATAGGGGTCCAGCTCCAGTCCTGCCAGTTTTAGCTCCAACACCGCAGATTCAAATAGTCCAACGACTTCCCCAGCATGTCAAAGTTCTGCAGAGAACTGCTAATGAACCATTATTTGATGCAGGTGTGTTGAAGAAGGAAAAGAGTTATAACATGCAGTCCCTTGAGGACTGACTTTGTGCACCACGTATGAAGCCAGTTAGAGCCTCATGGAAGCAGATCCTaacagaaggaaacaaatgacgctgctaaaggtcacagagtgTAGGAAGCACAGATGACAATGAGAGGAAAGAATATATTTCAAGTGACGTGTCTCAATATTTACCAATAACATAACATTGCAAGATTTCCTaatattttgcaaacaaaatctgttttcacatttgattTCAAAATAGGAATTCATGCAGGGTGTTTTGCTCGCTGTGCTGTATTTCCTGCAATATATTTAATCATAAAGAAGCACAAAGGCTTCATCTCACCTCTCCATGTCTAATGGGCTTGACGATGCCTCGTGTCACTGCCATGCGGAACAAAGTCTCACTAGCCTGgcaaataacaaattaaaaatcaactaataaatataaatgcacataTGAGAAAGATAATTTGCAACTGAACAGAATCTTACAAGATTTGCCATGTATATTGTCAGCAGACCTCTCCTGGAAAGAAAAGACAGCAATATTAAAACCATACAGAAACCTAGGGTCAAAAATATACAACATTATATTATTCTCAATGgcaaaaatatgcaataaaaatggaagaaaaggacaaaaatctCACCTGCTCTTCCGCTCCAGAAGGATGGCGATGTAGGAGGCCGGCAAAGCTGCCCCAAACCCCGAGGACCATGGGTAAAACGCTCCAAGCAATTTCCTAAAGTGAGACAAACACTTTCACTTTGAAAACACTTTCACTTTGAAAAATGCCAATACAGTCCAGGCTTTTAAGTTGACTTGATTACAGGGATTCCAAAGGAAATTCACAAAATAACCTCTTTTTATTGGGGTCTGATATCCCACTTAGTTTAAACctaaatatattttccacaaaGCCTTTGGAAGGAATTCTAAAGGAAACACTTCAGATCACTTTTACTCACATCTCCTCTTAATTTGGGAGTTTAATGCAAAGTTAGATTAATATATTTGCAGAATATGATGAGGTCTAAGTTTGAACTTCTCAGGAcacaaaatttcttttttagtaGCTCAGGATCAAACtgtaaactttttctttctgacaaTACACTGGAATTTATTCTTACTGTCACACAAGTCCAAAGGTACCTCACAAGTACTGTTTGTGCGTTGTAGGTACTGTCAAAAGGAGATTTTGACAGTACaaatttttgtctgaaaacactgaaatgacTTTTAGACTCCATTTGTTGAAAACAAGCAAGGTTGTAATTATAGTTGAAAATGTAAGCATGCTTGGACAATAATCCAAGAAAACAATATTCCGAGATTTAACTTCAGATTAAAACTGTCAACAggtattttataatttattaaattctgCAGACATGTAGACATAAaaaaggtatttaaaaaaaacctcaaagctGGTTTGAAAAACTAATTCACCTCACAGCAGCACTTCTAAAATGTCACTTTCACATTGAAGGACCTTTGCCATCTGCTGGAACTACTAACCTGAGaatgcagaagaaaacaatgaagagaCTTCCATTGGTAGTTAGGAAAGAGGTAGACCACAGGATCTCAGGGAGAAgtctctttaaataataatcCTTCTTCTTTCTCCGTAGAATTGCTGCTATCTGCAATACACAGTCAGACAGTAGTCACTGTGTTTGCGGTGCTCCATTTGAGACAAGTCATGCTTAAGTAATTAACATAGACTGagcaccaaaaaacattttacttgaCATTTATGCTCTGTGGTTTAATGGTTCAGCACGGCTCTCAAAAACCATAAGAAGATGCAATGGGACTTCTGATATTTATCACAGTGCTGAATTCAATACTAACTTCATTGTCGATGAGcacctgaaataaaatcaaggtaattttatttatagctGCTTAATCTAATCCTGTCTATTTTCAACGTGAAGACGAAATGCAACCCTGCAAAGAATTCAACAGAACATTTGCCTccttctttaaaatgttgctattgCTAAATCTGcaattatttgcttttctgttgGTGTTGAAGGTTAGATGTGGATGCCTTAGAAGTGCGGCCAAATTTCATTACAAATCACTACTAAAGGAACAGAACATCTACGCATGAACTTGCAGAAAAACGGCCTGATTTAAGGAGATCAGACTGCATTTATAAACAGAGTAACTACTGGTGTAAAAAAGGCTTAACTGTTGGCTAAAATGAGACCTACACTTTTAACCTTGCTTACAAATAAgacatgtttcagtttatatcAATACACTTAATCTAACGAGCAGAATGACAACATTAAACTTTAATACtctgaatattattttagcagaaataataatCGTTGCTCcttgatttaaatatgttatttatgcaccacatagattttttttgtgcaaataaaaacctcaaatcATGGTATTTTAGATCAAAGTACTGATCTGTGAGAAGTTCATATGGGCCTATTCAGAAAGTATGTTTCCAACTGGGAAGGCCTGTTATTCTTGTagtgattttatatatttgccCTACATAGTCGTACTTTGCTCAGACAAGGCAAACATGGTCGGATTTTTATTGGTGCTTAAATAATGAAAGTGaccttgtgtgtgtttttactgGTGCTTAAGTGAAAGTGACATTG
This region of Xiphophorus hellerii strain 12219 chromosome 11, Xiphophorus_hellerii-4.1, whole genome shotgun sequence genomic DNA includes:
- the tmem135 gene encoding transmembrane protein 135 — protein: MAALSKIPHSCYEVGHTWHPSCVQSAADITKGALEVSFKIYAPLYLIAAILRRKKKDYYLKRLLPEILWSTSFLTTNGSLFIVFFCILRKLLGAFYPWSSGFGAALPASYIAILLERKSRRGLLTIYMANLASETLFRMAVTRGIVKPIRHGEVLLFCITASIFMFLFRSNDGLKGFAFSALKFIIGKEEIPTHFNIPDSVGTQPPERPDAIETEQSQVSAEKADHKRKTLIAYTRKLLESICKHGPRHRCCKHYQDNCISYCVKGFVRMFSIGYLIQCCLKVPSAFRQMFSKPSRLPSVFYNKENFQLGAFLGSFVSIYKGTSCLLRWLRNIDDELHALIAGFLAGVSMFFYKSTSITMYLFSKLVETMYFKGIEAGRFPYFPHADTIIYAISTAICFHAAVMEVQNLRPSYWKFLLRLTKGRFALMNRELLDVFGTEASRNFKGSVPMLDPSYATVVSRTVLPPGGDAKLG